The Capsicum annuum cultivar UCD-10X-F1 chromosome 1, UCD10Xv1.1, whole genome shotgun sequence sequence AAGTGAGATTTCAGAAGGAATTAGACCTGTAAAATTTGAACGCGACAAATCAAGATACGTTAAGCTAGAAAACTCAACAATTTTAGGTGAAATGAGCGACCCGGAAAAATCATTATGAGACAAATCAAGCCTTCTGAGATTGAAGAGTTGAAAGAGGCTACTGCAACGGAGATCAAGCTTAATCACTTTTCCTGTCATCTCGTCACAATGAACTTCATCCCATGAACAACAATATGTGCTCTTGTTCCACGATAATGCCTTCAGataaacagaaataaaataataagaaggaTTTATAGTTAACATATGTGGTTGAATTGAAGAAAATCAATTGATCGATCATCGAGGCATAAATGCGGTAAGGTTGACGGAAAACAATGAAGTTGACATAGAAATGTATATAGTAGAAACAATGCAAGTTATTGATACGGaaaatgttaaaaaatattcctgaactatctgaaataacttaaaaatacCTTTGTTagatttttgactcaaaaatgtCCCTCCGTttaatatttggctcaaaaatacccctctctcTAACGAAATTCCACCAAAGGCGCCACTTGGTGATACAAGAAAAACCAAGAAGACACAAAGCAAACATCTAAAATTGTCCACTAGTCAAGAAAATTGTGGACCCTTTGGATGACCCCTCTcgaattcaacaaacaacaacaagaacacaatgtattgtggtgtttaacacctaaaaaCAACCAATCAGCAAACTAACAAGATGGATcaaaaataagatgaacaacaacaacaagtgaCGGGTTCACTAGAAACAAGAGGAATGATTACAAGTTACAAACactaacaagattacaataaaagaaacaagggatggatagatagactacacgaagatgtaatcttaaaaacccaagaacctattccactcttggacctttaacactatACACAAcgattcacctatctcttatgtgacacgAGATCGGATTTCACCTCTCAAGcgccaacgtttccaagcaaacacaatcactagtgaatccacagtagatcttgccctagtttcggttggtggattttccaagccctaactatggtgtttcaattcttacaagacttacaataatatccaaaactaaatctaaaaaccctacaatgttccttttataactattacattaaaataaccaaaaaacccttcaaagagtgggcacctATCTAGTGTAACTTATGGGCTGATTtaggtgcattttgggcctcttttataCTTCAATTGTACATGCCAAAGTTCGGGTCCAACACACTCTCCTAAGTctatatccgtgattattcccgtatcacTTGAATAAAAATAGTCACCTGAACATTCCACATCACCTTCCACATgtataatctttttttaaaatccGTCAAACCCATAAGCTTAATAGATGGATAAAAAAGAACGGGTATTATCAATCAGAATTCTGAATTGCGATTTAAAATTCCAGCAAATTCTTTTTTTTGGGGGAGGGAACGAATACTATATCAAAGGCAAAGAAATCCATAGGACACATATCTTAAACAACAATATCTCCGACATCAACAAAATGGAAGGCAAAATCAAAATGAAACAAGGTCAAACTGCTTCTTTAGAAACTTAAGAGGTTGCAGCAGTGCCTTTCTTCATTGGAGCTGCCTCGGTTCCTTCTCTGAAGTTCGTCTTAAACCTGCGGGGCACATTGCTGAGATACCTCATACGACCAGTTCCAGTGGTCTTTCTTCTAAGTGCCTTGACGCTCCAGTTATATTTTCTAAGACGAGCAGCAGGGTAAGCACAAGCAAAACAACAACTCTTCTGGATATGGAAGCTACGGCGACCACATCTAACACACAGTGTATGAGTCTTATTCCTCCTCTTACCGAAACTTCTTGTTCCTTTTCCCATTTGTGCAGTTTTTTCCTTAAGCTTCTGAAGATAATTCCAGCAAATTCAACCCCAAGGAAATACCATATCCTTCTTGTTATCACAGCAAGTGTGATTAGCAAAATTGTTGTGTTATCAATTCtatgtttcttgatttttcagcgaaggaaaagagaaaaaagacctGCATACAAGCGTTACAAAATCATCGTGGATCCCTTTGTCAATTACATTGAATTCAACCCCACAAAAAAGACCAGCAGCTCAGGCTCATCATCATTATCGTCCAATTTGTGCCGACACTTCTTACTGGAAGAGGATAAAAGCTGCAACAGAAAATTTTGATGACAATTTTGTGATTGGACATGGAGGTTTCGGTAATGTGTACAAACGGTACATAGACAACGGCGCAACCATAGTTTCGTCAAAGCAAGGAGTTTGCGAATTTGAAACAGAGATTCACATGTTATCAAAGCTAAAACATCTTCATTTGGTATCCTTTATCAGTTATTGTGATGATAACAATGAGATGATTTTTGTTTATAATTACAGGGCTCATGGAACTCTCCGTGATCAGATCACTTGTACAGAACTTATAATGCTTCTCTTCCATGGAGGAAACATCTTGAGATTTGCATTGTTGCAGAAAAGCTTATGGGCTGATGATTTTAAAAGGGGATTATACATGTGGATCGTGATGTGAAATGTCTAGGTGGCTATTTTTATCTAGGTGGCGTCTTTAGTGAAATTCCGttagaggggtattttttattcaaatatttaatggaaaaacattttttaaccaaaaatctaatgaagaatatttttgagttattttagatAGTTAACGATTATTTTTTAACCTTTTCCGTTATTGATAACACATAAGTGACATATCTGTActaaaagtctaaaaatatcaaaactaagttgattgtgaagaaatcaattaCTTTTGCTATGCTCCTTAATTAAACAATGTCAAGATATATATAACACAAATCAAGTAAAGAAAAATCTAACATTTGTCTCTTTGGAGTAGCAGTTATATTCCAGGAAGTTCACCAAGTCACTTTcagtaaaatttaaaatttacattctaatagaaaaattaaatatttttttattaattttatttatcaaatagtaCTAGATTTAACTATTACCTAGTCCTACATCATCCAAAATAATGTAACTTGACAATATTAACTTTAACAgtagaaaataattatttaattaatttaaattcttAGAGGGAGAGAAAAGTTCATAAAAGTATTAGATTTGGTGTTGCAAGTCGAGAATTAAAAACAAACACCTTAAGTTTGGTATGTATTAAAACATACGTCAATAAATTTTAGAGAAACGGCTAAATATGTCATTGAaatatcagaaatgactcatttatgccatcagttaaaagttgagctcattcaTGTCATTGCTGTTACAAAAttagctcatccatgccattaatttttaacggtggttttcaaaaacaactttgctACATGGCCTTTTATTAGAGATCCACGTTATTAATTAAAGTAAGCAAAAAGGCCCCAATAtcccattgaactatcagaaatgactcatttatgccttcagttaaaagttcggctcattcatgtcatcaccactataaaatcaactcactcatgtcattactttttaatgattggtttttaaaaatagctttgtcacgtggtcttttattagaagtccacgcaattaattaaaagaaatcaatattaatttcaaaatatctgaaattagtTAGTATCAGGATTATTTATTCCaacatttataccataatgatggGAGAATTTATCCTATATACATGGCGGGATAATTGAAATAGCAGACTTCTTTTAAGCCattatttgaaaatcatttttcaacaatgtatgctTCACTAATTCATGATAGGAGAAATTATTCCATATGCATGACAGGATAATTAGGATAACAGACTTCTTTTAAgttgttatttgaaaatgattttttcaataatgtatactcccctaattcgtgatgggagaatggagaagttctattggtacgcctctttctttttcttgctttcCCTAATCGttcattggtttattttcttgcaTCTTCGAAGTATATATTGGAGTCACTGGAATTAAAACTAATCAATTACTgtaggatagaatttttgaggtttctgttATGCgtaacatttataatgatttagaatcaactagaaatagccaaaggatatacattaatcactattttttttattagaaaaatagttgttgtaggaaaataaaatattttaatggaTGTGGGTCGGGTTATGTTAAATGAATCGGTTATTTTTAATGGGtcaaagatattttaaaattaatattgatttattttaattaatatcgCAGAACTCTAATAAAAGACCACATGACAAAACTGTCGTTAAATTTGACTTAAAAATGAAATGTCCAAGATTACTTGAAAGTCTTCCCTTTGTATTTCAAATGTTGCTattcaataaaatcaacaattttGCAAACTAAACTTTGTTTTTACATCTATGTTGGTTGgactctctttcaaaatattgttgTACCTGTGTCGGATATCCTTCAAAGTCGCATTTATctacatttttgaagagtctgatgGAGCAACATAGTTATGCATTCTCAAAATTGCCTCATCTGTCGTTTTATTCATTCATTACGGACATAATATATCCAAAAGAATGTAAAACATCATCTACAATCCGACTTAGGAATACCAGTTCCTAAGGTAACTCAGACAAAACAAATATTGAAAACTTAGCTACGTTATGAGCTATAACATTAACCTTCTAAGAATATGTACAAACACGAAATGCTCTAAACATGTAGACATATTCCAAATATTTTCACAAGATACCTCTATATCCCAAGTAGTCTTCACCTTTTTCTTCACTGTCAAGAAAAAACTCATTACATAGCAATGTAAGAAGATAGTTTGGGGTAAAAGTATCTTGACGATGACTGAATTAAACACTCACAAATAATTAAAGGACTGATCAAATAGAAGTCattttgacatgaaatagatTATTAGAATTGTCAAAATAAaattacacatcaaactaaaatgtAAGACAAAAAAACTGAATTCCTATAAAGGCAAGCAAACACCTAGATTATGATGCAAAGGACAGAAAATTGAATATGGATCATAggtttttatataaaaaaaatatataatgtatatctTAAATTATGGTTTCTAAATGGGTGTTAGTATAATCAGTTTGATTCAGTGTTTTCAATTATTTTCACTTACTGCCAAAATCAAACCAATTACATcgaattttaaattaaaaacaaaattcaaaccacaaaaacaattattaatatttttctttaatttaattcgATTTTTTATTTTCCGTGAACACCACTAATTGAAACGATGATGATAAGCATTTCTTTTTTGTTGGTTTATGAATGTGACCAATTTGCCTAAGGGGTTTGAGACTTTTGGTGacaaaagtaaattaaaaagaatagtaTATTCAATACAATATCGAAGTGCAAGCTTAATAGGATGCAAAGTGAGCCGAACTTTAAATAAAAACCCATTCTAGAGGTACacaaaatgaactaaaaattacacaaatccataatttaagtttcacttattacaaaaaatttcatctctccaaaacatattacaaaaatctcatttttctctaaaaatacatatacatagcttTCTATGTATATATCGGtcctgttatgtatatgaatcggctttgttatgtatatgtcggtcttgttatgtatatgttgggCTTGTGATATATatacttgttatgtatatgaatcggccttgttatgtatatgtcggccttgtCATATACAAAGATTTCTATGTATATGTTcgtcttgttatgtatatgaatcaggagagagaataaagtaattaagGAAGTGAGGCAGAGTATAAATAATTCTATTAaagttgggatttatgttatttttatcaaaatgaaACTGAATTAATtgaactctaaaaaataaattcactCCCGTCACGATAAATTCTACGTGATATAAATCTTTAATCGCTACTCCAAACCCCGTAGCTCCCCACCCCATCCCACAACCTCCTCCCCTTTCCCCAATACTTAAAAAAAGGACTTAAAAATGCAAGCTATAAAGAGTGTAGATCAAATGTTAGAGTGCGTACCCTACTAATTTTAATGTTTTACTCTAATAGTTGTCTATCAGTGGAACATGTAAGCTTACATGGTTCACTTAAGTAGAGTAAATATGAAGacagtatttttacgtggaaaacaccagACTCAAGAAAGGTGGAAAAAAATACGAGTtctacctctacaggatttaaccccaacttcactaaaactcTTAAgtctcaacaatcaacaaattacaagactcttgtaaactaggaattaaacttctaactcctatttctacaataacacaaatcttctcaagataagtgttcccaagtctacTAGTTTCCTAACTTGTaaacacaactcctaactcagtttatatttcactgagactagaattaagactcattacaactcaaacaACCAACCTATTATACAAAGTCTACGACTCAGTAAAGGATCAGGTTCTTCTTCAAGCTAGtgaactgatttgctgattgAAGCTTTTCTTATCTGTGCATGAGTAAAACTCTTTGAAACTATCTCTTGTAGTTAAGCCAACTCCTGATGGAGTCCTTCAGATAATGTACtcttctttcttcaataggaCTCCCAAGTAGTTTCACTCTTTGTTGTAGTATATCTCCTTCAATACTCTTCTTTTTTCAATATGACTCCCAAGTAGTTTCACTCCTTGTTGTAGTATATCTCCTTCAATAGGACTCCCAAGTAGTTTCACTCTTGTTGTAGTGTTGTGTTTATCTTCTTTCCTACTTCTTTTCTGCACGTGACAAATGCTTTTGTTTGCTTTTCAACTTCTGACTTCAAGTAttattttaccatgattttatcATCAGCCTTGCTCAAACATTCACCTGTAAGGACCAACATgactaacatgtttcattcataagtcaatcatcaaaactttatttCTCTAACAACAAATTGAAGGGAATACATGCAACAATGAACCATCCCCATCCCCATTGTGACCTCAAAATGCAAGCTTGGTAGGAGTGTTTTTTCTCAATAAATCCTATGCATCACAAATCTAAACTAGtctaactttaaaaaaaaataaaaattccatCCCTTCGTAAAGGAGTCCTAGGCAACAGAGATCTGAATAAACTCCAAAAAGAAACCCATCCCTTCCCCCAATAATTCCTACGCAATGTGAACCAGAAATCCACCCCCCCTCCCCCAAATAAATCATACTCGATGCGAATCTGAAATCGACCCCCCCTAAATAAATTCTACAAGATGCGAATCAGAAACACACCCTTCCCAAATAAATCCTATGCAACGTGAATCAGAAACCCACTCCTACCTAAACAAATCCTACATCACACAAATCAACCCCCTCCCCTCCTAATAAATCCTACTCGACCTAAATCTGAAACGCACCCCTCTCCAAAGAAATTCTACGCAATGCGAATCAGAAATTCATCCTTTTCCAAATAAATCCCACGCAACGTAAATTAGAAATCCACTCCTGCCCAAATAAATCCTAAATCACACGGATCAAAAACCCACCTCTCCCCCTAATAAATCCTAATCGATGTGAATCCGAAACCTACTACCGTCCTTAATAAATCCTACTCTATGAGAATCTAAAGTCCACCCATCCACAAATACATCCTACGAGATGTGAATCAAAAACCCACCCATACCTCAGTAAATTCTACGAAATGCGAATTAGAATCCCATATCTCCCCAAATAAATCCTAGTCGATAAGAATCTGAAACCTACCCCTCTAGTCGATGCGAATCTGAGCCCACCACCACCCAAATAAATCATACTCGATGCTAATTTGAAATCCACTCCCTAATAAATCCTACTCGACATGAATCAGAAATTCACCCCTTCCCAAATAAGTCCTACGCAACACAAATTAGAAAACCATTCCTACCTAAGTAAATCGTATACCACACGAATCAGACATCCACCCCTTCCCCTAATAAATCCTACTCGACGCGAACCTaaacccctcccccccccccccccccccccccccaaataaaTCATACTTGACACAAATGTGAAACCCACCCTCCCCAAATAAATCCTACGCAGCGCGAATCTGAAAACCCTCCTCCCCAAATAAATCCTAAACCACGCAAAACTAAAAATCCACCCCTTTCCCTAATAAATCATACGCAACACGAATCTAAATTACTCATTCCTCCAAATCCCCTcccaaacaacaaaaaaaaaataaaaaattgaaaattcaaggtAGATAAAGAGAGTATAGAGCAAAATGAAAAGAACACATGCAACAATGAGCAATCACCATCACATTTCAAATACCCAACAAGATCCGAACCCCCAATTTGCCGACCCGAATAATGACCCAAACCCGAATCCCCAATCCCACCTCCGCCGTCCACGTGGCTTCGCCGCCACAAACTCCATCACTACCGCCGCCGCCGCCGGAACCGGAACAACAACAAATAAGAgcagaaaagagagagaaaaagagaaggaaCGAACGAAGCTTCGAGAACGTCATCGACGAGCAATTACAAGCAGAATGCTAGCTGGACTTCGACAGTATGGTAATTATCAATTACCAGTACGTGCTGATATGAATGATGTACTTGCTGCACTTGCTAGACAAGCTGGTTGGATTGTTGAACCTGATGGTACCACTTTTAGACAATCTCCTAATAATACTACTAATAATATGGTGAGTTCCCATTTCCTTTCCAAtacattattttttgataaaattattcACTCACACTTTGGCATTTCGAGAGTGTTAACAAATTTTATGCCTTTTAAATtggaatttaagttttgtgcatcGTCGGTGTATAAAATATTCCACATTATCAAGTAAACGTGATGATTTTCGCCAAAGTTTGAGTCTTTACAGTTTACCTTTGATCATTTTAGTGTCTGTGCAGTTCTTTTCATTTTATAGAATGTGTGATGCACTTTCTGAAACTGATTTGATAGATAGAAAAAGTATCAGTTAGTGAAGCATAGAGTGAATTACTCATAATCCATGGAACTGTACCTCTTTTACCTTTTCAATGAGCTAGAGAACCCCTTTGGCCCCCGCAGTGTAGCTTTAGCTGTCAACAAAGTGGGTAAAACCATGGGAGGCCAGAATTCAAATCATAGCAGGGACAAGATGTTGGGTAATCTCTTGCTATCTGCCTAAGTCTTGTGGAGAGGATTACCAGAATTTGTGCGGTGGGAGATAACAAGTACTTGGTGGAATAGTCAAGGTGCGCGCAAAATAGCTGGACACCACCCTTATAAAAACATTATAGATTATTATGTCTTTTGAGTTAGCGATTgactggaggtttggagacagaccctggagtctaaaggggcCAGGTTGAGCAAGACTAAGATAGAGTGGTTGAAGTGTAAGCTCAGTGATGTAGCTCACGAGGCAGATGAGGAAGTGAGGATTGATACATAAGTCGTCTCCAAGACAGGAAGTTTCAAGTATCTTCGATCAATAATCCAAGGAAATGGGGGGAGTTGATG is a genomic window containing:
- the LOC107857369 gene encoding 60S ribosomal protein L37; the encoded protein is MGKGTRSFGKRRNKTHTLCVRCGRRSFHIQKSCCFACAYPAARLRKYNWSVKALRRKTTGTGRMRYLSNVPRRFKTNFREGTEAAPMKKGTAATS